A single genomic interval of uncultured Pseudodesulfovibrio sp. harbors:
- a CDS encoding VWA domain-containing protein, which yields MMIALLLPVLLAVAGIAIDMGNLYVTHTRLQAAVDSGALAGSLELPYDPDLSKGIVQSAVVSMVAKNMEQAEVTSVAPGTEVRSVEVEARAKVELILMKFLNLADNYVHAKAAAGFNKIEVVFVIDNSGSMKGTPITLVKEASVGLTELLIPDGTTPDTKVGLVAFKGKVRIGEGVDGLPAGCRNADGSLNEGIHEDFMDDYWRLSYYYRSKITLDTCSDLPEAMPLSKDKDAIIAAINSQTATGAWSGTVIPEGIKWGRHILTEEAPYTEAGSKDDFRKIMIVLTDGDTEDGECGGTYRAYYRPNNYWTNAYFGMGDDTSHCEDGGVLNADMLAEAQKAKDEGIEIFTIRFGSSDTTDRNLMMEIASSKPGTDDHYFDAPSVYDIPEIFKKIGKQLGWRLLH from the coding sequence ATGATGATCGCCCTGCTGCTGCCAGTGCTGCTGGCCGTGGCGGGCATCGCCATTGACATGGGCAACCTGTACGTCACCCACACCCGGCTTCAGGCCGCTGTGGACTCCGGTGCTCTGGCAGGCAGCCTTGAACTTCCGTACGACCCGGATCTGTCCAAAGGCATCGTGCAAAGTGCTGTGGTTTCCATGGTTGCGAAAAATATGGAGCAGGCCGAGGTCACCTCAGTCGCTCCCGGCACGGAAGTCCGTAGCGTCGAAGTCGAAGCGCGCGCCAAGGTCGAACTCATTCTCATGAAATTTCTGAATCTGGCGGACAACTACGTCCACGCCAAAGCTGCCGCTGGCTTCAACAAGATTGAAGTCGTATTCGTCATCGACAACTCCGGCTCCATGAAAGGCACACCCATCACCCTCGTCAAGGAAGCCTCGGTTGGCCTGACAGAACTGCTCATACCCGACGGAACGACTCCCGACACCAAGGTCGGGCTGGTCGCCTTCAAGGGCAAGGTCCGCATCGGCGAAGGCGTGGACGGACTGCCCGCAGGCTGCCGCAACGCTGACGGCTCGCTCAACGAAGGCATCCACGAAGACTTCATGGACGACTACTGGCGTCTTTCCTATTACTATCGCAGCAAGATCACCCTCGACACCTGCTCCGATCTGCCCGAGGCCATGCCGCTCAGCAAGGACAAGGACGCAATCATCGCCGCCATCAACAGCCAGACCGCCACAGGCGCATGGTCCGGCACGGTCATTCCCGAGGGCATCAAGTGGGGCCGCCATATTCTGACGGAAGAGGCTCCCTACACCGAAGCCGGCAGCAAGGATGACTTCCGCAAAATCATGATCGTCCTCACTGACGGAGACACCGAGGACGGCGAGTGTGGAGGTACCTACCGGGCCTACTATCGACCGAACAACTACTGGACCAACGCCTATTTCGGCATGGGTGACGACACGTCCCATTGTGAAGACGGTGGCGTACTCAACGCCGACATGCTGGCCGAGGCGCAAAAGGCCAAGGACGAAGGCATCGAGATATTCACCATCCGCTTCGGCAGCTCGGACACGACCGACCGCAACCTGATGATGGAGAT
- a CDS encoding TadE family protein: MRKWDKSRQGIAAVEFAMLLPVVVLLLFFLIEGAQAMHAYSNLVEASREGARLVLMDGEEANVGAMVQALTEELDATAVSTTVNTGPETVTVEVYYDYQPFNENIFKMLTGDTGVQLAASTTMPLP, encoded by the coding sequence ATGAGGAAGTGGGACAAATCAAGACAGGGAATCGCGGCAGTCGAATTTGCCATGCTTCTGCCCGTCGTGGTCCTCCTGCTTTTTTTCCTGATCGAGGGAGCGCAGGCAATGCACGCCTATTCCAATCTGGTGGAAGCCAGCCGGGAAGGCGCGCGCCTGGTCCTTATGGATGGAGAAGAAGCCAATGTGGGAGCCATGGTGCAGGCCCTGACCGAAGAACTTGACGCAACAGCCGTGAGCACCACCGTAAACACCGGTCCGGAGACCGTCACCGTCGAGGTTTATTATGATTACCAGCCCTTCAACGAAAACATCTTCAAGATGCTTACCGGAGATACCGGTGTCCAGCTCGCAGCAAGCACCACGATGCCCCTGCCGTAA